A genomic stretch from Microtus pennsylvanicus isolate mMicPen1 chromosome 11, mMicPen1.hap1, whole genome shotgun sequence includes:
- the LOC142860904 gene encoding uncharacterized protein LOC142860904 — MGQSSSSTPPQKEELDLTSSLDTNPYNFKMETKILSQELTTLIVSYLKDGNLRGTVSAISDALSDIEKAPLNIAVMGEIGAGKSSLINALQGVRSDEQGAAASTGVICTTTERKPYPYSKVPSVTLWDLPGIGSTAFQPQDYLKKIKFEEYDFFIIVSSGRFKHNDAELAKAIVQVNRRFYFVRTHTDHDLMVQKQCSPQRFNRENTLKQIRNSISSILKEVTQQEPPVFLVSNFDVSDFDFPELEATLLRELPDHKRHIFMLTLSVVTQSAIDQKRDTLKQEVWREYVMPRAWVTMSFKGLTKNDIEKLKETLNFCRSSFGLDEASLENIAEDLHVALEELKENINSPHLFSEEQGKSLTDKLSEYISHSYFSKTLHLQNFFIDTVANDVKILLSKEELFTGKHLLETAACKSSRPSPSTAQLLASSFENFFKNFKKESKILSEETITLIESHLENKNLPGAVSAISNALRNIDRAPLNIAVTGETGAGKSSFINALRGVWDEEEGAAPTGVVETTMERTPYPHPKLPMVTIWDLPGIGSTSFPPQNYLTEMKFAEYDFFIIISATRFKDTDAHLAKAIAKMNTKFYFVRTKIDQDISNEQRSKSKTFNRDSVLKKIRGDCSRHLQETLSSESPVFLVSNFDVSDFDFPELETTLLSELPAHKRHVFMLSLHSVTETAIDRKRDFLKQKIWLEALKAGAWATIPFGGLVLDKIQKIEETLDLYRSYFGLDDASLENIAKDFNVSVSEIKAHLKSLRLLTRTNDMSLEEKLWKYIEYISSVTGGPLATGLYFRKTFYLKNLFIDTVASDAKTLLNKEFLSEKLTDLPEYWEAAMEL, encoded by the exons ATGGGTCAGTCCTCTTCTTCTACACCCCCTCAGAAGGAGGAGCTTGATTTGACCTCCAGCCTCGACACAAATCCTTACAATTTCAAGATGGAaaccaagatcctgtctcaggaatTAACCACCTTGATTGTATCATACCTAAAGGACGGAAACCTGCGGGGAACAGTTTCTGCAATCAGTGATGCTCTGAGTGACATCGAGAAAGCCCCACTAAACATTGCAGTGATGGGGGAGATTGGGGCTGGAAAATCCAGTCTCATCAATGCTCTACAGGGAGTGAGGTCTGATGAACAGGGTGCGGCTGCTTCCACCGGAGTGATATGTACCACCACTGAGAGAAAACCATACCCATACTCCAAGGTTCCCAGTGTGACACTATGGGACCTGCCGGGCATCGGGTCCACTGCCTTCCAACCACAAGATTACCTGAAGAAAATCAAGTTCGAGGAGTATGACTTCTTCATTATTGTCTCTTCTGGACGCTTTAAACACAATGACGCAGAACTAGCCAAAGCCATCGTGCAAGTGAACAGACGTTTCTATTTTGTTCGAACCCACACAGATCATGATCTAATGGTTCAAAAACAGTGTAGTCCTCAGAGATTCAATAGAGAGAACACCTTAAAGCAGATTCGAAATTCCATCTCAAGTATACTTAAGGAAGTGACCCAGCAGGAACCTCCAGTCTTCTTAGTCTCTAACTTTGATGTGTCTGACTTTGACTTCCCAGAGCTGGAGGCCACCCTTCTGAGGGAGCTCCCAGACCACAAACGTCACATCTTCATGCTCACTTTGTCAGTTGTTACACAGTCTGCCATAGACCAGAAGAGGGACACACTGAAACAGGAGGTCTGGAGGGAATATGTAATGCCAAGGGCATGGGTCACCATGTCATTTAAGGGCTTGACCAAAAATGACATAGAGAAGttaaaagagactttgaacttctgcAGATCCTCCTTTGGCCTGGATGAGGCATCCCTGGAAAACATTGCTGAGGATTTGCACGTGGCCCTGGAGGAACTCAAGGAGAACATTAACTCTCCGCATTTGTTCTCAGAAGAGCAGGGTAAATCCTTAACAGATAAACTTTCGGAGTACATTAGCCATTCTTACTTTTCAAAGACTTTGCACTTGCAAAATTTCTTCATTGACACTGTGGCAAATGATGTTAAGATTCTCCTTAGCAAAGAAGAGCTTTTCACAGGGAAG CATCTTCTGGAAACAGCTGCATGCAAGTCTTCCAGACCCTCACCTTCAACGGCCCAGCTTTTGGCATCCAGCTTTGAAAacttttttaagaacttcaagaAGGAAAGTAAAATCCTCTCTGAGGAAACTATCACCTTGATTGAATCCCACCTGGAGAATAAGAACCTCCCGGGAGCGGTTTCTGCAATCAGCAATGCTCTCAGAAACATCGACAGAGCCCCACTGAACATCGCAGTGACGGGAGAAACAGGGGCGGGCAAATCCAGCTTTATCAATGCCCTGAGGGGAGTGTGGGACGAAGAAGAAGGCGCAGCTCCCACTGGGGTGGTAGAGACAACCATGGAGAGAACTCCATACCCACACCCAAAGCTTCCCATGGTGACAATATGGGACCTGCCTGGCATTGGATCCACATCGTTCCCTCCCCAAAACTACCTAACGGAAATGAAGTTTGCTGAGTATGACTTCTTCATTATCATCTCGGCTACTCGCTTCAAAGACACTGATGCACATTTGGCCAAAGCCATTGCCAAGATGAATACAAAGTTCTACTTTGTCCGAACCAAGATAGATCAGGATATAAGTAATGAACAGAGGAGTAAATCTAAGACTTTCAATAGAGACAGCGTCTTAAAGAAAATCCGAGGTGACTGTTCAAGGCATCTCCAGGAGACTCTCTCCAGTGAGTCCCCAGTTTTCTTGGTCTCTAACTTTGATGTGTCCGACTTTGACTTCCCAGAGCTGGAGACCACCCTACTGAGCGAGCTCCCAGCCCACAAGCGCCATGTCTTCATGCTGTCCTTGCACAGTGTTACTGAGACTGCCATTGACCGGAAGAGGGATTTCTTGAAACAGAAGATCTGGCTGGAGGCCTTGAAGGCCGGAGCTTGGGCCACCATTCCATTTGGGGGCTTGGTCCTAGATAAGATCCAGAAGATAGAGGAGACCTTGGACCTCTACAGGTCCTACTTTGGGCTGGATGATGCCTCGTTGGAAAATATTGCCAAGGATTTTAACGTGTCTGTCAGTGAAATCAAGGCACACCTTAAGTCTCTCCGTTTGCTAACAAGGACCAACGACATGTCCttagaagaaaaactatggaaatACATTGAATATATTTCCTCTGTTACTGGGGGGCCACTTGCCACAGGCCTTTACTTTAGAAAGACTTTCTATTTGAAAAATCTCTTCATTGATACAGTGGCAAGTGATGCCAAGACTCTTCTCAATAAGGAGTTTTTATCAGAGAAGCTGACTGACCTCCCAGAATACTGGGAAGCAGCGATGGAGCTGTGA